The nucleotide window GATGGAGACCGAGTGTGGCGGTCAATAAGCTATGCTGATACTAGAGAACGGTGAGGTTAGAAGGGAGATATCACGTTCTTGTCACCTGATTTGTGtctttggtgatgggatCCGACTGAAAGGACGATTAGAACCCCCGCGATGAACATTTGCGGGGTGTTGCTGCGGTGATGATCTTTCCCTCTGTCACGATGTATGTATGCATGCGCTGCAGTGTCGCAGCTTCTTCATCAGGTGAGCCAAAAGGTCAAACtcaggtcaggtcaggtTAGACATTGACCGACTGTTGACCGACCCGGTGAGctgcaacaaccacagcataTCAATCtgtgcagcagcagcaatgcaTATATTCAtacccaccatcatccaccaccaccaccaccttttgGCTCCCTCATTCGTAATTTGCCCCTTctgtaccaccaccaccaccactgttGAGACACAAATTTCATCCCAAGCGACCACAACTCCTAGAGTAATCTCCTCGTGTTTAGACCGTAGCACTAGTACAGAAGAGTGTCGGTCCTCCGGGCGGCTACAACCCTCACACACCCATTGTGTTCACAGATTTTGATTCATCCAGCCTGAAATGAGTGGCAAAGCGGAAGACTCTGCCGATAATGAcacgaagaaaaagagagataTAATTGGACTGGCTGCTCAACCCGTCCAATAAGACAGATTCGATGAAATCCCCCAAGTTTTGTTAATCACCTACCCGTGAACAAAGTGTAACCCGGAACTCGGAAACCCAAATATGATGATGCGGATGTCAACGGCGCGTAAAAAGGGGCATTCGTCAATCATGAAGCAATGCAAGAAAAAGTGATGATGCAGCACCCATTACATTTGTCCAGGCATACTCCGTACTGCTATCAAAACCCCTCTCTCCTTTTGATTGTTCCCTCAGCGCTGTAAGTGTAGTGTAATATTTGTTGTGTTGTGCCTGGGTATAGATGGTGTGTGCAATGCTCCGTTATCCCATGCAataaataaagaaaaaagcaaatAACAGGACGGGCGAAGCCAAccgcacacacacacacacacacacacacacacacacacacacacacaacaacattTTGCCCCGCACTCTTTACTATCCTTTGTGTAAACCAGGTACAACAAAAAGACATcatacaaaaaaaaaaaaaaaaaccaggGAAAAAAGCTCCCAAATATTACAATCCTTCATCCCTCATATGACCGGTCCATGTAtgccccccaacctcccgtTTCTGTGCAATTCATCTACTCTGTCCGTCGTCACACAGCATTCCCGCCATGCTTGCTTTACTCTCGCTCATGTATACACATATAATCTAAACCTCGctgagaagaaaagaaaaggagaaaaagattAACCGCTGCACATCACACAGGCCTCGGGGTTTTCAATGCTGCCTGTAACGTCACGGTTAGCATCTGTTGTCAAGCTCGGAGATGACGGAGAGAATTCAACTTACAAGCAAGCACTGCCTCGGAATAAATGTCCACCTCACGCTCCTTGCTTTCGTCGTCATTGTCCTCCGCCTCTTTGATCTCGGCAGCCGGAGCGTCGAGCGACTCCTCCTTGGGCTTCTCAGCCGGCTCGGTGGGGAGAGCCTTGGGGCTGTCACCTTCCGGAACGTCCGCCTTGAACGGAGGAGGCTTCGCTGGCGATGCCAGAGGACGTGACTTGACCTCACCAGCGGTGGGGGTCTTgataggaggaggagtggtgggagcGCCGTTGCTGAGACCACTGGGGGTATCCTTCACAAAGGCCATGGGCCGGGGGACCGCGCTAGGGGACGACATGTAGCTGCCGGGAGGAGCGCGCTTCTTAAGCCCGGATGATGTCTTGGCAACGGCACTATCCTGCACCAGGAGGGCCTCCTGATCGACGGTGAACTGGATGGGCTGCGCAGCAGCCTGGGTACGGAGGTAGTACATGCCAGTTTTGAGACCCAACTTCCAGCCAGTGAAGTGCATGCTGGTGATCTTGCCCATGGTGGGATCACGCATGTGGATGTTGAGCGACTGGGACTGATCGATGAAGGCTCCACGGTCGGCAGCCATCTGGACGATGGTACGCTGAGAGATTTCCCAGACGGTCTTGTACAAGGCCTTGATGTCGGCCGGGATGTTGGGAATGTTTTGGATGGAGCCACCCTCCGCAATGATGCGGTTCTTCATGTTGTCAGACCAGAGACCCATATCGACGAGGTCCTTTAGAAGCCAGGGGTTGACGACTTGGAACTCGCCGGCAAGCACACGGCGCTGGTAGATGTTGGAAGTATAGGGCTCGAAGCACTCGTTGTTGCCCAGAatctgggaggtggaggccgTCGGCATGGGGGCAACCAACAGCGAGTTGCGGACGCCgctcttcttgatctcggccTTGAGCTCATCCCAGTCCCACAGGTCGCTGGGCTTCACATTCCACATGTCATACTGAAGGATGCCCTTGGAGACGGGAGAGCCCTCGTAGGTGGAGTAGGTGCCCTGCTCCTTGGCAAGCTGGCACGACATGGTCAAAGCAGCGTGGTAGATGGTCTCAAAGATCTGCTTGTTCAACTCGCGAGCCTCAGCTGACTCGAAAGGCATGCGTAGAGCGAGGAAAGCATCAGCAAGACCCTGAACGCCAAGACCAATGGGTCTGTGGCGCATGTTGCTGTTGTAAGCCTCCTTGACGGGGTAGTGGTTGACATCGATGATCttgttgaggttgcggaCGACGATCTGGGTGACCTCGTGGAGCTTCTTGAAGTCGAACTTGGCTTCGTTATAGTCAACGAACTGAGGAAGGGCGAGCGAGGCAAGATTGCAGACGGCAACCTCATCGGGGGCCGAGTACTCAACAATCTCAGTGCACAGGTTGGAGCTGCGAATCACACCAAGGTTCTGTTGGTTGCTCTTGCGATTGCAAGCGTCCTTGTACAGCATGAAGGGGTTGCCAGTCTCGGTTTGGGCCTCGAGGATGGCATACCACAACTTCTGGGCCTTGATCGTCTTGCGGCCACGGCCCTCCTTCTCGTACTTCTCATACAGagcctcaaactcctcgccgTAGCAGTCGGCAAGGCCGGGGCACTCGTTGGGGCACATGAGGGTCCACTCTCCGTTCTTTTCAACACGCTTCATGAACAGGTCAGGGATCCACAAGGCAAGGAAGAGATCGCGAGCGCGAATTTCCTCCTTACCGTGGTTCTTGCGGAGGTCGAGGAACTCAAACACATCGGCGTGCCAAGGCTCGAGGTAGATAGCGAAGGCGCCGGGGCGCTTGTTGCCACCTTGATCGACGTAGCGagcggtgttgttgaagacgCGAAGCATGGGGACAATGCCGTTGGAGGTGCCGTTGGTGCCGGCAATGTACGAACCAGTGGCACGAATGCGGTGGATGTTGAGACCAATACCACCAGCCATCTTGGAGATCATAGCGCAAGTCTTGAGGGTATCGTAAATGCCGTCAATGCTGTCATCCTTCATGTCGACCAAGAAGCATGACGATAGTTGAGCCTGGGGGGTACCGGCATTGAAGAGAGTTGGCGAGGCGTGCGTGAAGAACTTGCTGGACATGTAGGTATAGGTCTCAATGACACGCTCAATGTCATCTCCCCAGATGCCGACAGCCACACGCATGATCATGTGCTGTGGCCGCTCAACAATCTTGCcgttgagcttgagaagGTATGAGCGCTCCAGTGTCTTGAAGCCGAAGTATTGGTAGTTGAAGTCACGGTCGTAGACAATGGCTGAGTCAAGGTCGTCCTTGTGCCTCATGACGCACTCGTATGTCTCCTTGGCAATCATGGGCGAAGGGCGGCCATTCTTTGGGTTGACGTAGTGGTACAAATCGCTGACGACTGACGACCATTGCTTCTTGGTCTGCTTGTGAAGGTTGGAAACCGCGATACGGGCGGCGAGAATGGCATAGTCGGGGTGGGTGACGGTCATGTAAGCGGCAGTCTCGGCGGCCTGGGAAAAGAGTTGTTAGGGTCGAGTGTTAAGATAAGGTCAAGGTGAGATTAGCTTACCAAATCGTCGAGCTGAGCTGTTGTAACGCCTCCGTACACCCCGGAAATGACTTTCTGAGTGATGGCAACAGGATCAACATGGTCCATGTCAAGCCCATAGCAAAGCCTTGAAACACGGGCTGTGATCTTGTCGAACTGAACGCGCTCCTGGCGCCCATCTGCTTGaaatcagcatcaccaaTGGCTTAGTAGGAGTTCGAGGGTTGACATACCACGCTTCTTGACGTACATGGCGTCGGTTGTGTAGAGAACAAAGGCGGCCAAATTTGGTGGGTATAGAGAATGGCAAAAGTGAGGGTGCCGTATAGCTAGTCCCTCAATAAATCACGGCTGCTGGCAAAGATGCTTtgtcgaaaaagaaaacaaggcTGGTGCCAGACAGTCCTTGGAGTTATTCGTGGGTTTggcggttgggggtggaggatgcaaaaagagagaagggaagggCCTTTGCTGCTTTTGCGCGATCTTCTTTTAAGAGGAGAGGCGGGATGTGGATCGCGTCGGACGCGTTGGACACCAGAATTTTGGTGCCCGGCGCGTCGCTGTGCCCCGCTGCCCATTAAACAGACGCAGGGGCCATCCGATCTGCCCCACCATCGAGGTCTCGCTGCCTGGGGAGATCGGGATTTCAGGGCTCCCTGCATGTAGATTTCGGCAGGTGACAAGCCTCATTATTAATCTCAGTATCGGTATATTATTTTCCGTGTGTTTCCCTGCGTTGAACctgcttgttcttcttgatggcatTGAAGCCCAAAAACATTCAAACCCCAGTCTCATCGATTGGCTTAAGTAAGCCACGTTTCCAAGGGTCCATCTCGTTTTAGGACTAGCCAGCGTGACCCCTGTCAACATTCAAACGGCCGCCAAGGCTcactcaacctcttctcacAGTGAGGACGACGTATGAGGACATGCCTGACTCTTGAGGACCAGCTCGGAGTCAAATCGATTCTCGAGATATAAGTCTTGGAGAGAGTATGATACTGAAGAGTttttcatcaacaacacggATATTCACAAGAGCTCTGCTCTCGAGCGGAGCAACAGCACATCACTTCTCAGCAACACCTGCACTCAGATCAAAAATGGCCGAGTCCAACTCAACCGAGGCCAATGGTGCCTCTCTCACAACATACCAGCCGCGATACATCGATGTGGGTAGTTTATCATTTAATCTCATTGACTAGCCACTAATAAACCATTTCCGCCTCATCAGATTGGCATCAACCTCGCTGATCCCATCTTCCGCGGCCGTTACCATGGCAAATCAAGACACCCCGATGACCTCCAGGGTGTCATCGACAGAGCCAAAGAAGTAGGCTGCACCAAGCTCCTCGTAACCGGCTCCTCCTTCAAATCCTCCCGTGACGCCCTCAAAATAGCCTCCAAATTCCCGAACGTGGTCTTCACCACAGCCGGAATCCAcccctgctcctcctccatcttctccccttcccaccacaAACACCACGACGAGTCCCAATCCGAGGACGAATCCGCCGACCAGCACACCCCCGCCTGCGGACCCGACCCAACAAAACCCATCCTCGATGGCGAAGGCGTCGACCACGCCCGCTCAGAAGTCATCATCTCCGACCTCAAAGAGCTGATCACTACCGCTCCGAAAAACAGCCTCATAGCCTTTGGCGAGTTCGGCCTCGACTACGACAGACTCCACTACTGCTCAAAGGAAGTACAACTCCACTCCTTCGCCGCCCAGCTCAGACTCGCGGCGTCGCTCTCCCCTCAGTTACCGCTCTTTCTCCACTCCCGCGCCGCACACGGGGACTTTGTTCGTCTGCTCAAAGATGCGTTTGGCCCTAGGCTTGAAAAGCTGCAAAAGGGTGGTGTAGTCCACTCATTTACTGGAACAATAGAAGAGGCAAAAGAGCTGATGGATCTGGGATTGTACGTTGGCATCAACGGGTGCAGTTTCAAGACCGTCGAGAACTGCAAGGTGGTCAAGCAAATCGACCTGAGCAAAATGATGCTTGAGACGGATGGTCCGTGGTGTGAGGTTAGGCCTACGCATGAGGGGTGGAAGTATCTGGTTCAGTTTGAGGAAGCTAGAagaaaggagcaggaggagaagaagaggctagaggaggaggagaggcaaAAGCAGGAAAAGATCGAGGCAGAAAGAAAAgcgcaggaggagctggagaagaaggctgctgagtTGGAGAGTGGTGTAGAGGGGGGCAAGGCtggcggggaaggggagaagaagagacagCGACAACCCAAGAAGCCtaagcagcaacagcagccgcaggggaagaagaatCAGAAGAAGGAAAGCGAAGTGCCTGATCGGTtcaaggttgtcaagaaggagaagtgggaggagggggcgaTGGTCAAGGGGAGGAATGAGCCGTGCACCATTGAGCGGATTGCGAGGATTGTGGCTGGGATCaagggggtgggtgtggaAGAGGTGTGTGAAGCTGCATGGGAGAACACTGCCAAGGTGTTTGGTCCTTTTTGAGTTGATTATGACAGCTACAAGCCGATAGAAAGCGTAGAAAGATTTCATTGTTTCTCCAGAATTCCAGGGGTATTATTTTCTGTGCTGACACCCGCCGGCTACCATACACCCAAACTCCATACAAATGCTCACTCATAGTATACAACAGAATATTCAAAACACTACAGTCCAGAGCCCTTATGCCCTCTTATCCTGCCATTTCTCACAGCCCCTATGgtgacaccctcctcacccgtCATCCACCCCGGCATCTTTTCCCCATCTATGACCCCGCATTCAACCAACTGTCGTATTCCCGCAAAGACATGGCTGCCATGAAACGTCAACCTCACATTCGGCCTGAATGCTTCCTccccgtcatcctccccttcaatATCCATCCtatcagcatcatcacccccaatCTCGAAAGGATCCTCCATAACCAaatccaccctctccacccccttcccatctccTACCCGTGCCGTATCCCCAAACCGAGCTTGCGCGACCAGCTTGGCCCGTTTATTCACCCTCTCTTCCACCGTCGgtctctccctcctcttcttaTCACCATTCCCTtgttcttcctcctctgctgcaTGGCTCAACGGTGGGCTAGGCAAAACAGTACTCAACGGGGACTCTTTGACCTTCTCATCCGCATAGATactccacccaccacctgccGCATTGCCTCTCGTCGCGCCCCTTCGATCGAGCAACCCCTCCAGATTTCTTGTCGTCAAAGAAGTACTCTGCAGCGTGACCCTCTGCCTCGGCAGTGACAGCGCCTTTGGtatcccctccaccagcagTGCCCTAAGGGATTTCGATTCTGACGCCCCTGCCGGGCCGGTAGAGGTGGGTTTAGAAATAAAAATGTTTGGTGAGCCATCCGGGAAAGCGATGAGTATCGTCTTGGAGCCAGTGTCCATGTTGCCATTGGAGGATAGGGACAAAGGGGTGTTGTAGGGGGAGTCAATGACAAAGATCCTCAGTATCAGTAAGGGAAGCGTCTTGTGACGGTCGAGGTTGTAGTGTGCTTTGATATCAGGCAGGATTTGAGCCTGGAGCGATTTGAGAAACAACGAAGGGTGAAACCTTGGTATGGTTAGTGATGTTTTGTCGGCTTCCAGCGGCTGCacctcgccgtcgtcgtcctctgtTGGTGCTTTCAGCGGGACTATGTTATAGGCTGACCATTtctgggaggttgggtggTCGTAGAGGTATTGCAGGTCTGCGATGGCGAGCTGGTAGAGCGATACCCCGTGGCGCCAGTCGCCTGTGGTGATTCTGTCTAGGACATCTCTTTTGGAGCCTTTACGATtctggagggagaggtaCTCTTCCCGGAGCTCCTCCGGGGATGAGGCAGGGGGGTAGAAGTcgccgtcatcttcttcttcatcgtcgtcctgGTCTGGACGGAGGTAGGGGGTGGCTAGAGATAGGTTGTCCTCGTCTAGCCAGTCCAAGGCAACAGAGATGAGAGAAGCGCGTGAGAGCCGGCTAAGAATTTTGGTGACTGTTGTGCTGGAAGGGTTGACGCGTAGAGAGGAGGGCAGAGGCGCTGTGGTAGGGACTGATATTCGGGACATCTTCGGGCTTAtgaatgatgatgctggagaTTAAGAAACAAATGGAGCTCCGTGAAAGCAAACAGAATGGGTTGCCGTAGCCGGGGTGTTCCGGAGAGGGTCCGTTCCGGCGAACGTCAACAATGGATCCGCTCGCACCGTGTTTCCGGCGAGCTTCGGGGGGGTGCAGGCCGAGAAACCCGGAATTGATTTACAGAGCTGAGCTGGTCCAGAGCCCCCACGCCGTTTTGCAGAACGTGTTGGCAGTTGGAGCGCGTTCTCGCGTCACATGGTGGTCTGGACCGCAGTGTGTGGCCCGTGCTCTTACCTAGGTGAGCTTCACCCCGCAAATCACAACGGCACAGCGCCCACGCACCCCGCACGCCTCAATATCTTGGATTTTGACATGTCTCATCAGcgtttcctcttcttttgatgGTTCTAGATGAACGGTAGTACACAGTGTATtctgaaaaaaaaatccgACCAAAAGAACAGCTACCATTAAAAGATTTTAGACGATAGGAAGGGGCAAGCGTCTATATCGAGCCGCTGACGTTGCCGAGCCACGTATCGGGGTGCCGAGTATCGGAGCGCGCGGAGACAGGTGGGAGCCAAGTAAGTGGGAACCCTCCTTCACGTGCGTTTTACCCTTCCTGGAATTCCGGATCGTTTCCCTCTGAAATATTCAGTTGTGAGCTTTTGTCAGCATCTGCTGAGATCCAGGGCTCGATTGCCGAGTGAGAGCGTGGCAAACTGTCCCCACCAGGCTGGACAACCGTTTAAAGATGAGCCCCGGCCTGCTCCGATTCTGCCCCTTCTCTTCAAGTGGAAATGGATGGAGATCAACAGGCATTGTGCTCTTGGCACGGTCat belongs to Podospora bellae-mahoneyi strain CBS 112042 chromosome 6, whole genome shotgun sequence and includes:
- the RNR1 gene encoding ribonucleotide-diphosphate reductase subunit rnr1 (COG:F; EggNog:ENOG503NWE4), with protein sequence MYVKKRDGRQERVQFDKITARVSRLCYGLDMDHVDPVAITQKVISGVYGGVTTAQLDDLAAETAAYMTVTHPDYAILAARIAVSNLHKQTKKQWSSVVSDLYHYVNPKNGRPSPMIAKETYECVMRHKDDLDSAIVYDRDFNYQYFGFKTLERSYLLKLNGKIVERPQHMIMRVAVGIWGDDIERVIETYTYMSSKFFTHASPTLFNAGTPQAQLSSCFLVDMKDDSIDGIYDTLKTCAMISKMAGGIGLNIHRIRATGSYIAGTNGTSNGIVPMLRVFNNTARYVDQGGNKRPGAFAIYLEPWHADVFEFLDLRKNHGKEEIRARDLFLALWIPDLFMKRVEKNGEWTLMCPNECPGLADCYGEEFEALYEKYEKEGRGRKTIKAQKLWYAILEAQTETGNPFMLYKDACNRKSNQQNLGVIRSSNLCTEIVEYSAPDEVAVCNLASLALPQFVDYNEAKFDFKKLHEVTQIVVRNLNKIIDVNHYPVKEAYNSNMRHRPIGLGVQGLADAFLALRMPFESAEARELNKQIFETIYHAALTMSCQLAKEQGTYSTYEGSPVSKGILQYDMWNVKPSDLWDWDELKAEIKKSGVRNSLLVAPMPTASTSQILGNNECFEPYTSNIYQRRVLAGEFQVVNPWLLKDLVDMGLWSDNMKNRIIAEGGSIQNIPNIPADIKALYKTVWEISQRTIVQMAADRGAFIDQSQSLNIHMRDPTMGKITSMHFTGWKLGLKTGMYYLRTQAAAQPIQFTVDQEALLVQDSAVAKTSSGLKKRAPPGSYMSSPSAVPRPMAFVKDTPSGLSNGAPTTPPPIKTPTAGEVKSRPLASPAKPPPFKADVPEGDSPKALPTEPAEKPKEESLDAPAAEIKEAEDNDDESKEREVDIYSEAVLACSIENPEACVMCSG
- a CDS encoding hypothetical protein (EggNog:ENOG503NVMD; COG:L), which produces MILKSFSSTTRIFTRALLSSGATAHHFSATPALRSKMAESNSTEANGASLTTYQPRYIDIGINLADPIFRGRYHGKSRHPDDLQGVIDRAKEVGCTKLLVTGSSFKSSRDALKIASKFPNVVFTTAGIHPCSSSIFSPSHHKHHDESQSEDESADQHTPACGPDPTKPILDGEGVDHARSEVIISDLKELITTAPKNSLIAFGEFGLDYDRLHYCSKEVQLHSFAAQLRLAASLSPQLPLFLHSRAAHGDFVRLLKDAFGPRLEKLQKGGVVHSFTGTIEEAKELMDLGLYVGINGCSFKTVENCKVVKQIDLSKMMLETDGPWCEVRPTHEGWKYLVQFEEARRKEQEEKKRLEEEERQKQEKIEAERKAQEELEKKAAELESGVEGGKAGGEGEKKRQRQPKKPKQQQQPQGKKNQKKESEVPDRFKVVKKEKWEEGAMVKGRNEPCTIERIARIVAGIKGVGVEEVCEAAWENTAKVFGPF
- the CHL4 gene encoding chromosome loss-related protein (EggNog:ENOG503P0M1; COG:S) — encoded protein: MSRISVPTTAPLPSSLRVNPSSTTVTKILSRLSRASLISVALDWLDEDNLSLATPYLRPDQDDDEEEDDGDFYPPASSPEELREEYLSLQNRKGSKRDVLDRITTGDWRHGVSLYQLAIADLQYLYDHPTSQKWSAYNIVPLKAPTEDDDGEVQPLEADKTSLTIPRFHPSLFLKSLQAQILPDIKAHYNLDRHKTLPLLILRIFVIDSPYNTPLSLSSNGNMDTGSKTILIAFPDGSPNIFISKPTSTGPAGASESKSLRALLVEGIPKALSLPRQRVTLQSTSLTTRNLEGLLDRRGATRGNAAGGGWSIYADEKVKESPLSTVLPSPPLSHAAEEEEQGNGDKKRRERPTVEERVNKRAKLVAQARFGDTARVGDGKGVERVDLVMEDPFEIGGDDADRMDIEGEDDGEEAFRPNVRLTFHGSHVFAGIRQLVECGVIDGEKMPGWMTGEEGVTIGAVRNGRIRGHKGSGL